Proteins encoded together in one Cicer arietinum cultivar CDC Frontier isolate Library 1 chromosome 4, Cicar.CDCFrontier_v2.0, whole genome shotgun sequence window:
- the LOC101508669 gene encoding serine/arginine-rich splicing factor RSZ22A: MSRVYVGNLDSRVTERDLEDEFRVFGVIRSVWVARRPPGYAFIDFDDRRDAQDAIRELDGKNGWRVELSHNSRSGGGGGGGGGGRGRGGGGGGGSDLKCYECGEPGHFARECRNRGGSGRRRSRSPPRFRRSPSYGRRSYSPRGRSPRRRSVSPRGRSYSRSPAPYRGREEVPYANGNGIRERRRSRS, from the exons ATGTCTCGTGTGTATGTGGGTAACCTGGATTCGAGAGTCACGGAGAGAGACCTAGAAGATGAATTCCGTGTTTTCGGTGTTATTCGAAG TGTTTGGGTTGCTCGGAGACCACCTGGTTATGCCTTTATTGACTTTGATGACCGCAGAGATGCACAGGACGCTATTCGTGAATTAGATG GCAAGAATGGTTGGAGGGTAGAGCTTTCTCACAATTCTAGAAGTGGCGGCGGCGGCGGTGGAGGTGGTGGGGGTCGTGGTCGCGGCGGCGGTGGCGGTGGTGGTTCTGATTTGAAGTGTTATGAGTGTGGTGAACCTGGCCATTTTGCTCGTGAATGTCGCAATCGTGGTGGTTCAGGAAGACGCCGTAGCCGTAGTCCACCTCGATTTCGCCGGAGTCCAAGTTATGGGCGAAG GAGTTACAGTCCTCGTGGGCGGTCCCCCAGACGCCGCAGTGTTTCTCCTCGTGGACGCAGCTACAGCAGGTCACCAGCTCCTTACCGAGGACGTGAGGAGGTGCCATATGCCAATGG AAATGGCATTAGGGAGCGACGCCGAAGCAgaagttga
- the LOC101508988 gene encoding trifunctional UDP-glucose 4,6-dehydratase/UDP-4-keto-6-deoxy-D-glucose 3,5-epimerase/UDP-4-keto-L-rhamnose-reductase RHM1-like: MYEPKNILITGAAGFIASHVTKRLINKYPSYKIVALDKLDYCSTFKNLEPCTSSQKFKFIKGDIASADIVNHLLIEEEIDTIMHFAAQTHVDNSFGNSMEFTYNNIYGTHVLLEACRATNCVKRFIHVSTDEVYGETDLDTDIGNIETSQLLPTNPYSATKAGAEMLVMAYHRSYGLPIITSRGNNVYGPNQYPEKLVPKFILLAMKGEKLPIHGDGSNVRSYLHCGDVAEAFDVILHNGVIGQVYNVGTQKERSVSDVAEDICKLFKLDPKQVIDFVQDRPFNDKRYFLDDQKLKKLGWEERISWEEGLKMTIDWYKNNPDWWGDVSTALNPHPRFSAINLSDEAQWSFQYGYSRLLRSFTEVGRRDSGLKFLIYGKTGWIGGLLGKICDEERICWEYGRGRLQDRRSIVEDIKRVMPTHVLNAAGVTGRPNVDWCESHKVETIRTNVVGTLTLADVCKESGLYVMNFATGCIFEYDKEHPLGSGIGFKEEDKPNFIGSYYSKTKAMVEDLLKEYDNVCTLRVRMPISSDLSNPRNFITKISRYNKVVNIPNSMTVLDELLPISIEMAKRNLKGIWNFTNPGVISHNEILELYKEYIDPQFKWENFDLEEQAKVIVAQRSNNEMDASKLKNEFPNLLSIKDSVIKFVFEPNKKT; encoded by the exons ATGTATGAACCAAAGAACATCCTCATAACAGGGGCTGCTGGATTCATAGCTTCACATGTCACAAAAAGATTAATCAACAAGTATCCAAGCTACAAAATTGTAGCTCTTGACAAGCTAGATTATTGCTCAACATTCAAGAATCTTGAACCATGCACATCATCACAAAAGTTCAAATTCATCAAAGGTGACATAGCTTCAGCTGATATAGTGAATCATCTATTGATAGAAGAAGAAATAGACACAATCATGCATTTTGCTGCTCAAACTCATGTTGACAATTCATTTGGAAACTCAATGGAATTCACATATAACAACATATACGGAACACATGTTCTTCTAGAAGCATGCAGGGCTACAAATTGTGTTAAAAGGTTCATTCATGTTAGTACTGATGAAGTTTATGGTGAAACTGATTTAGATACTGATATTGGTAACATTGAAACATCTCAACTTTTACCAACAAATCCTTATTCAGCTACAAAAGCAGGTGCTGAAATGTTGGTTATGGCTTATCATAGATCTTATGGTCTTCCAATAATAACATCTAGAGGAAATAATGTTTATGGTCCTAATCAATATCCTGAAAAACTTGTTCCTAAGTTTATTCTTCTAGCTATGAAAGGTGAGAAATTGCCTATTCATGGTGATGGATCAAATGTGAGAAGCTATCTTCATTGTGGTGATGTGGCAGAAGCATTTGATGTTATACTTCATAATGGTGTGATAGGTCAAGTTTATAATGTTGGAACTCAAAAAGAAAGGAGTGTGTCAGATGTAGCTGAAGATATTTGCAAACTATTTAAGTTGGATCCTAAACAAGTTATTGATTTTGTTCAAGATAGGCCTTTTAAtgataaaagatattttttggaTGATCAAAAGCTTAAGAAGTTAGGTTGGGAGGAGAGAATTAGTTGGGAGGAAGGACTTAAGATGACGATTGATTGGTACAAAAATAACCCTGATTGGTGGGGAGATGTATCGACTGCTTTGAATCCGCATCCGCGTTTCTCAGCGATCAATCTATCTGACGAAGCCCAATGGTCTTTTCAATATGGATACTCAAGGCTTTTGAGGTCGTTTACCGAAGTCGGCCGAAGGGATTCGGGGTTGAAGTTTTTGATATATGGTAAGACTGGTTGGATTGGAGGGTTGTTAGGGAAGATTTGTGATGAGGAGAGGATTTGTTGGGAGTATGGAAGGGGAAGATTACAAGATAGGAGATCAATTGTTGAAGATATTAAAAGGGTTATGCCAACACATGTGTTGAATGCAGCTGGTGTAACTGGAAGGCCTAATGTTGATTGGTGTGAATCACATAAAGTTGAAACAATAAGGACTAATGTTGTAGGGACATTAACTTTGGCTGATGTTTGCAAAGAAAGTGGATTGTATGTGATGAATTTTGCAACTGGTTGCATATTTGAGTATGATAAAGAGCATCCTTTAGGATCAGGCATTGGATTCAAGGAAGAGGACAAGCCAAATTTCATTGGTTCATATTATTCAAAGACCAAGGCCATG GTGGAGGATCTCCTAAAAGAATATGACAATGTATGCACATTAAGAGTCAGAATGCCAATATCATCAGATCTAAGCAATCCAAGAAACTTCATAACAAAGATTAGTCGTTACAACAAAGTGGTAAACATACCTAATAGCATGACAGTGCTAGATGAACTCTTACCTATATCAATTGAGATGGCTAAGAGAAACTTAAAAGGTATATGGAATTTCACAAATCCAGGAGTTATAAGTCATAATGAGATATTAGAATTGTATAAAGAGTATATTGATCCTCAATTTAAATGGGAGAATTTTGATTTGGAGGAACAAGCAAAGGTAATTGTTGCACAAAGGAGCAACAATGAAATGGATGCATCTAAGCTCAAAAATGAGTTCCCTAATTTGTTGTCCATCAAAGATTCTGTTATCAAGTTTGTCTTTGAGCCTAACAAGAAAACATGA
- the LOC101509519 gene encoding uncharacterized protein, with protein sequence MDKSKSRTDLLAAGKKKLQQYRQKKDKDNKGGSSRGKSSKKSSKHQIPESDADSDAASVTSISTRSSQVTDGNLETNSDPNVVITESLESQSLASSAAPDNVEPSVDSSSAVRENDTGEETNLDSNAKLALQGHGVNENDSELSAQDQGGSSQNVDADVAKGVSLKTSNSEGGTTYDHASEPVALLSPPASVTTAVTESVTVEKESEKREKQLLLSEDIPNTLVVQTREDQEADGLDLTKSCQSTDVIIDDQKELPLFQAGESGQPLSGIALENTTIEEASHEANQLDRPVELFFSVEDIVSDELSGSDKGQQDNIATVETSMKNLERETLPGSSHDEIIIQSNQEQISKGVHSGQDMGVHEGLNQQHTLVGSAFDNPTHELSIGASTRSVDRSPIFDVSSVNLFQLAELIRGLNEEEYQFLLKARGSVSDADPLTSSSVLPDHDFSEAFQRLKEELFLDNMMKNIFNMQLDEQMELQSESDYHRYQLIGELSQLHDSHNKVNENNQRLSEELANCRVELQNNSSKSVELQNQIDTAMAEVEALSTRVVELQISFEISQKDSSDLSTELADCRSLISSLQYEKKGVSETLDLVIAEKNKLEEEKEFYLCESKKLETELSCLKSSMEGVEVENSNLIDRISLVTEESNKINTEIEHLLHEVDRLSLDLVENKDLVASLQAENSKLNGNLALSVDKIKNLENENQSVVLENQRISXXXXSLQEQLSVEKEERTRFEGDLKEATMHLEQLSKENVLHNSTLDEQNAKTEEIGKEHSRQLSQPGDLGNQADVGWDQSKGLEIAVTGDSLHMDQGLDEGAAGRPFENIPEHEIFNDSHGFVSLKTCLNEVEKVLVKLEKAIAELHSQSVVSGGSGEKVSSPGVSKLIQAFESKVSEDEHEVEISDSTDVQSQSHSLIRLTEEQVGNLRKLLLNWKLDVQRAAVLFKGERDDRKIEDAKYSDLKDQFEGLKQHCSDLEASNIELAVQYETAKQLLGDIQEKKRNVEEICEALKQEDIHLKAKNNELYEKLGYCHSKIIELQAEMNDVKQSSNEMASIIVSQVENLEKEVKERAMLLEQGWNTTIAEIVELVAKLNESVGETLHTTVSSDTHNDLDIGLRLQASVRAATEMILDLRKKLEATNADHEIISMSYKEMTSKCDHLLGRNEMAIDVLHKMYSALRKLMLSSGWSLDENKIDEQSEALPDLLNYNSYETIMKHLGDILIEKLELESVTKDMKSELLHKETELEELKMKCLGLDSIGNLIEDVAGVLNVETIEINKSPLLYLDSLVSSLVQKTKEAEIQNHTTREDYGSREMELDQLKEKMHHQDMLRLENENEIFVLRESLHQAEEALTAARTELREKANELEHSEQRVSSIREKLGIAVAKGKGLVVQRDGLKQSLAETSSELERCLQELKLKDTRLHELETKLKTYSEAGERVEALESELSYIRNSANALRESFLLKDSMLQRIEEVLEDLDLPEQFHSSDIIEKIDWLARSVVGNSMPVNNDWEQKDSAGGVSYSDAGNVVTESWKDDNQLQPDTGGDAGERSYSDAGFVVTDSWKDDSQQQLDSGADFQKHFEELQSKYYGLAEQNEMLEQSLMERNSLVQRWEELVDKIDMPSHLRSMEMDGRIEWVGRALAEANHHVESLQLKIERYESYCGLLNADLEESQRRVSTLQEDLRAHISEREHLSEKIEALGHECEKLSVQIKRAEHENGNLHNEITSLKDKLEEKAEIEEQIFTIYGKIKKLGDLVGDALSESETEYWVSDSVSIDSLEELLRKLIESHASLSSMKPTCGVVLDGPHSQKDDATLHEEISIDTRDKEQADIDRYKKDLEAALGELVNLKDEGERSLEKQIFLSGEVEALNKRTVELQEQLNQEEQKSASAREKLNVAVRKGKLLVQQRDSLKQTIGEMSVEMERLKSEINNREHSIAEHEQKLRQLSSYPDRLEALESESSLLKHRLEETEHHLQEKEYSLKLILNKIGEIEIGGEDHISDPVKKVEWVGKLCSDLHDSMASLEQESRKSKRASELLLAELNEVQERNDGFQEELAKLADELVDLRRERDSAEAAKLEALSHLEKVSTLHEEEKKSHFYELVELKSSMNQVWKGFGEVQNLLAKAFFTDLESFRSLEASLESCMKGNNAPTVVDSSVSEEHSGISRRSSDNKKSSVHADSWSEFGTMDHYNDNTIIETFHLFGHQLQEFLVEVSSLKERICTHSSFAQDQDKTLSKLMSNIKREVTSQREACENMKREISKRDLQLVALRGNITHLYESCINSFTVLEKGKAELVGEKIEFSDLGINLKTPSFDDEMSEECIKTMADRLMLAANGFASIKTEVLDANQKEMKATISNLQRELQEKDVQRDRICADLVKQIKDAEAAANSYSQDLQSLRMQEHNLKEQVEVIEGERKILEQRIKELQDSQRSAAELEDKVRSQTGLLAAKDQEIEELMHALDEEEMQMEALTKKNAELEKVVQQKNQEIENLESSRGKVMKKLSVTVSKFDELHQLSASLLSEVEKLQSQLQEKDAEISFLRQEVTRCTNDDLRASQLSNQRSLDEIFELLMWVDTIVSRDGMDNINPNVKSDTQVHEYKEILHKKLTSILSEVENLREVAESNDKMLQAARSKVETLEKSLHEKQSQLNLLDGVEETEKGIGTSSEIVEVEPVITEWKTTGTFVTPQVRSLRKGNSDHVAIAVDEDPGSTSRIEDEEDDKVHGFKSLTSSTIVPRFTRPVTDLIDGLWVSCDRTLMRQPVLRLGIIIYWTIMHALLAFFVV encoded by the exons ATGGATAAGAGCAAGAGCCGTACCGATCTACTCGCAGCTGGCAAAAAGAAG CTCCAACAATATCGTCAAAAGAAGGACAAGGACAATAAAGGTGGTAGTAGCCGTGGGAAATCATCAAAAAAATCTTCCAAGCATCAGATACCCGAGTCCGATGCTGATTCCGATGCTGCTAGTGTTACCTCTATTTCAACAAGATCATCACAGGTTACTGATGGAAATCTTGAAACCAACAGTGACCCCAATGTGGTTATCACCGAATCATTAGAGTCGCAGTCTTTGGCAAGCTCAGCAGCTCCTGATAATGTTGAACCATCTGTTGATTCGTCGTCAGCGGTCAGGGAAAATGATACAGGAGAGGAAACTAATTTGGATTCTAATGCGAAGTTAGCACTTCAGGGTCACGGTGTTAATGAGAATGATTCTGAACTGTCAGCCCAAGATCAAGGGGGTAGCTCTCAGAATGTTGATGCTGATGTGGCAAAAGGGGTGTCTTTGAAAACTTCAAATAGTGAAGGAGGAACGACATATGATCATGCATCTGAACCTGTTGCCCTTTTGTCCCCACCCGCTTCTGTTACAACTGCAGTGACTGAGTCTGTTACGGTTGAAAAAGAGAGTGAAAAAAGGGAAAAACAGTTGCTTTTATCTGAGGATATTCCCAATACATTAGTGGTGCAAACAAGGGAAGATCAG GAAGCTGATGGTTTGGATTTGACGAAATCTTGTCAAAGCACTGATGTAATTATAGATGATCAAAAGGAGCTTCCTTTGTTTCAAGCTGGCGAGAGTGGTCAACCTCTTTCAGGAATTGCTTTGGAGAATACTACAATCGAGGAGGCTTCTCATGAAGCAAACCAACTGGACAGACCAGTTGAATTATTCTTCTCTGTCGAGGATATTGTGTCAGATGAGCTTTCAGGTTCTGATAAAGGCCAGCAAGATAATATTGCAACTGTGGAGACTTCAATGAAAAACTTGGAGAGAGAAACATTACCAGGTTCATCTCACGATGAAATTATTATTCAGTCTAATCAAGAACAGATAAGTAAGGGAGTTCATAGTGGACAGGACATGGGGGTTCATGAGGGGCTTAACCAGCAACACACTCTTGTTGGATCTGCATTTGACAATCCAACTCACGAGTTGTCCATAGGAGCTTCGACCAGATCAGTGGATCGCTCTCCTATTTTTGATGTGAGCTCAGTTAATCTCTTTCAGCTAGCTGAATTGATAAGAGGGCTTAATGAAGAAGAGTACCAGTTTCTGCTTAAGGCAAGAGGATCGGTTTCTGATGCAGATCCTTTAACCAGTAGTTCAGTTCTACCAGATCATGACTTTTCAGAAGCATTTCAGAGACTGAAAGAAGAATTGTTTCTTGACAAtatgatgaaaaatatattcaacATGCAGCTAGATGAACAAATGGAGCTCCAATCGGAATCTGATTATCACCGCTACCAGTTGATTGGGGAACTATCTCAGCTCCATGATTCACACAATAAAGTTAATGAGAACAATCAACGCCTTAGTGAAGAACTTGCTAACTGTCGTGTAGAACTACAGAATAATTCTAGCAAGAGTGTGGAACTACAAAACCAAATTGATACTGCCATGGCAGAGGTTGAAGCTCTTTCTACCAGAGTAGTTGAGCTGCagattagttttgaaatatccCAGAAAGATTCATCAGATCTGTCCACAGAGTTAGCTGACTGCAGAAGTTTGATCTCAAGTTTACAATATGAAAAGAAGGGTGTGAGTGAAACTCTTGATTTAGTGATTGCTGAGAAAAATAAACTCGAGGAGGAGAAGGAGTTTTACCTGTGTGAAAGTAAGAAGCTGGAAACTGAATTATCTTGCTTAAAGAGTTCAATGGAAGGAGTAGAAGTCGAAAATTCCAATTTAATTGACAGGATCTCTTTGGTGACTGAAGAGAGCAATAAAATCAACACAGAAATCGAGCATCTCTTGCATGAGGTTGATAGACTGTCATTAGATTTGGTTGAAAATAAAGATTTGGTGGCCAGTCTACAGGCAGAAAATTCCAAATTAAATGGAAACCTTGCATTGTCAGTTGATAAgattaaaaatctggaaaacgagAATCAATCTGTTGTTCTTGAGAATCAAAGGATCTC NNNNNNNNNNNNTTCCCTACAAGAACAATTATCTGTAGAAAAGGAAGAGCGAACAAGGTTTGAAGGTGACCTTAAAGAAGCCACAATGCACTTGGAACAACTTTCCAAGGAAAATGTATTACATAATAGCACTTTGGATGAGCAAAATGCTAAAACAGAAGAAATTGGAAAGGAACACAGTCGACAACTATCTCAACCTGGGGACCTTGGAAATCAAGCAGATGTTGGATGGGACCAAAGTAAGGGCCTTGAAATTGCAGTTACTGGAGATTCTCTGCATATGGATCAGGGGCTAGATGAAGGTGCAGCAGGTCGACCGTTTGAAAATATACCTGAACATGAAATCTTCAATGATTCTCATGGGTTTGTTTCGTTGAAGACTTGCTTGAATGAGGTGGAGAAGGTTTTGGTGAAGCTTGAAAAGGCAATTGCTGAGTTGCATTCTCAATCAGTAGTCTCTGGCGGGTCTGGCGAGAAAGTTTCTTCACCTGGTGTATCAAAATTGATACAGGCTTTTGAATCAAAAGTAAGTGAAGATGAGCATGAGGTAGAGATAAGTGATTCCACTGATGTTCAGTCACAATCACACTCATTGATTAGGTTGACTGAAGAGCAAGTAGGAAACTTGAGAAAATTGCTTTTAAATTGGAAGCTGGATGTTCAGAGGGCAGCTGTATTGTTCAAGGGAGAACGAGATGATAGGAAAATTGAGGATGCAAAGTACAGTGATCTCAAGGACCAGTTTGAAGGATTGAAGCAGCATTGTTCAGATTTGGAAGCATCCAACATCGAACTTGCAGTTCAATATGAAACAGCAAAGCAACTTCTGGGCGACATCCAAGAAAAGAAACGTAATGTTGAGGAAATCTGTGAAGCTCTGAAGCAAGAAGATATCCATCTCAAAGCCAAAAATAATGAACTCTATGAAAAGCTTGGATATTGTCATTCCAAAATTATCGAATTGCAAGCAGAAATGAATGATGTGAAACAAAGTTCAAATGAGATGGCTTCTATTATTGTCAGTCAAGTGGAAAATTTGGAGAAGGAGGTCAAAGAGAGGGCAATGCTACTTGAGCAAGGCTGGAATACTACTATTGCCGAGATTGTTGAATTAGTTGCGAAGCTGAATGAATCAGTTGGGGAAACATTGCATACAACAGTCTCTTCTGACACTCACAATGACTTGGATATTGGTCTTCGGCTACAAGCTTCTGTTAGGGCAGCCACTGAAATGATTTTGGATCTGCGGAAGAAACTTGAAGCTACTAATGCAGATCATGAAATAATCTCCATGTCATATAAAGAAATGACCTCAAAATGTGATCATCTGCTTGGGAGGAATGAAATGGCTATTGATGTATTGCATAAGATGTACAGTGCCCTGAGGAAACTTATGCTCAGTAGTGGTTGGTCTTTGGATGAAAATAAGATAGATGAGCAAAGTGAGGCACTGCCTGATCTACTGAACTATAATAGCTATGAGACCATCATGAAACATTTGGGGGATATATTGATTGAGAAGCTGGAACTGGAGTCTGTTACCAAGGACATGAAGTCAGAATTGTTGCACAAGGAAACAGAATTGGAAGAATTAAAGATGAAGTGTCTGGGTTTAGATTCTATTGGGAATTTAATTGAAGATGTTGCAGGTGTGCTGAATGTGGAAACTATCGAAATAAACAAATCACCTCTTTTGTACTTAGATTCATTAGTGTCTAGTCTTGTACAAAAAACCAAAGAGGCTGAAATCCAGAATCACACCACTAGAGAAGACTATGGATCTAGGGAGATGGAATTGGATCAACTGAAGGAAAAGATGCATCATCAAGATATGCTGCGTCTtgagaatgaaaatgaaatatttgttctAAGGGAAAGCTTACATCAAGCTGAGGAAGCTCTTACTGCTGCACGTACTGAATTGCGTGAGAAAGCAAATGAACTCGAACATTCAGAACAACGAGTGTCCTCTATCCGGGAGAAACTTGGCATAGCTGTTGCCAAAGGAAAAGGCTTGGTTGTACAGCGGGACGGCCTCAAGCAATCCCTAGCTGAGACATCTAGTGAACTGGAGAGATGCTTGCAAGAGTTAAAGTTGAAAGATACAAGACTTCATGAGCTTGAAACAAAACTTAAGACCTATTCAGAGGCTGGTGAGCGCGTGGAAGCTCTGGAATCTGAACTTTCATATATTCGTAATTCAGCTAATGCCTTGAGAGAGTCATTTCTCCTTAAAGACTCGATGCTTCAGAGGATAGAAGAGGTTTTAGAAGACCTAGATCTACCCGAGCAGTTTCATTCAAGTGATATAATTGAAAAGATTGATTGGTTGGCTAGGTCAGTTGTTGGCAACTCAATGCCCGTCAATAATGATTGGGAGCAGAAGGATTCTGCAGGAGGAGTTTCATACTCTGATGCTGGTAATGTTGTCACAGAATCCTGGAAAGATGATAATCAGCTACAGCCAGATACAGGGGGTGATGCAGGAGAACGGTCATACTCTGATGCTGGTTTTGTTGTAACAGATTCCTGGAAAGATGATAGTCAGCAACAATTAGATTCAGGGGCTGATTTTCAAAAACACTTTGAGGAGTTGCAGAGTAAATATTATGGGCTGGCTGAGCAAAATGAAATGCTGGAGCAGTCATTGATGGAAAGAAACAGTTTAGTTCAGAGATGGGAGGAGCTTGTAGACAAGATTGATATGCCTTCACATTTGCGATCTATGGAAATGGACGGTAGGATTGAATGGGTTGGAAGAGCACTTGCTGAGGCTAATCATCATGTAGAATCTCTGCAGCTGAAGATTGAAAGATACGAAAGCTATTGTGGATTGCTAAATGCTGATCTGGAAGAGTCTCAAAGGAGAGTGTCCACTCTTCAAGAAGACCTTAGAGCTCACATATCTGAGAGAGAGCACCTTTCTGAAAAAATAGAAGCTCTGGGACATGAATGTGAGAAACTATCAGTGCAGATAAAGAGAGCTGAACATGAGAATGGAAATCTGCACAACGAAATAACTAGTTTGAAGGATAAATTGGAGGAGAAAGCTGAAATTGAAGAACAGATTTTCACCATCTATGGCAAGATAAAAAAATTGGGAGACTTAGTTGGTGATGCCTTGTCAGAATCTGAAACAGAATATTGGGTTTCTGATAGTGTAAGTATTGATTCTTTGGAAGAATTGCTGAGAAAGCTTATAGAAAGTCATGCCAGTCTTTCATCAATGAAACCTACGTGTGGTGTTGTACTTGATGGACCTCATTCACAAAAAGACGATGCTACTCTTCATGAGGAAATAAGTATTGATACGCGTGATAAGGAACAAGCGGATATTGATAGATACAAGAAAGATCTGGAGGCTGCTTTGGGCGAATTGGTGAATTTGAAGGACGAGGGAGAGAGATCTTTggaaaaacaaatatttctatCTGGTGAAGTTGAAGCTCTGAATAAAAGAACTGTGGAGTTGCAAGAGCAGCTTAACCAGGAGGAGCAGAAGTCAGCTTCTGCTAGAGAGAAATTAAATGTTGCAGTCAGGAAGGGGAAGTTGCTAGTGCAGCAAAGAGACAGTCTAAAACAAACCATTGGAGAGATGAGTGTTGAGATGGAGCGCTTGAAATCTGAGATCAACAACCGGGAACACTCTATTGCAGAGCATGAACAGAAGTTGAGACAATTGTCAAGCTATCCAGATAGGTTAGAAGCTCTTGAATCTGAGAGTTCTCTTCTGAAGCATCGTTTGGAAGAAACTGAGCACCATTTGCAGGAGAAAGAATATTCTTTGAAACTGATTTTGAACAAGATAGGTGAGATTGAGATTGGAGGTGAAGATCATATAAGTGATCCGGTGAAGAAGGTGGAATGGGTCGGAAAACTGTGCTCTGATTTGCATGATTCTATGGCTTCTTTAGAACAAGAATCAAGGAAATCTAAAAGAGCATCGGAGCTCCTATTGGCAGAGTTGAATGAGGTCCAAGAAAGGAATGACGGTTTTCAAGAGGAGCTTGCTAAGTTGGCCGATGAACTTGTGGATCTCAGAAGAGAAAGGGATTCAGCAGAGGCTGCCAAACTGGAAGCTCTTTCACATCTTGAAAAGGTATCAACATTGCACGAGGAAGAAAAAAAGAGCCATTTCTATGAGCTTGTGGAATTAAAATCTAGCATGAACCAAGTCTGGAAAGGATTTGGTGAGGTTCAGAATTTACTGGCTAAGGCTTTTTTCACGGATTTGGAATCTTTTCGGAGTCTGGAAGCTAGTCTTGAGTCTTGTATGAAAGGAAATAATGCTCCAACTGTGGTGGATTCATCTGTCAGCGAAGAACATAGTGGTATTTCACGCAGGTCATCTGATAATAAG AAGAGTTCTGTACATGCAGATTCTTGGTCAGAATTTGGCACAATGGACCACTATAATGATAATACCATTATTGAAACTTTTCATCTCTTTGGGCATCAGCTGCAAGAGTTTTTGGTGGAGGTCAGTTCTCTTAAGGAAAGAATATGTACACACTCAAGCTTTGCACAGGATCAAGACAAAACTCTGTCTAAACTAATGTCAAATATTAAGAGGGAAGTTACTTCCCAAAGAGAGGCGTGTGAAAACATGAAGAGAGAAATTAGTAAACGAGATCTGCAACTTGTTGCATTGCGTGGGAACATTACCCACCTTTATGAGTCATGCATCAATTCTTTCACTGTACTTGAGAAAGGAAAAGCTGAGCTGGTTGGAGAAAAGATTGAATTTTCAGATCTAGGGATTAATTTGAAAACACCGTCATTTGATGATGAAATGTCTGAGGAATGTATTAAAACCATGGCAGATAGACTGATGTTAGCTGCTAATGGGTTTGCTAGCATAAAAACTGAAGTTTTAGATGCTAATCAAAAGGAAATGAAGGCTACTATATCAAATTTACAGAGAGAGCTTCAGGAGAAGGATGTTCAAAGAGACAGGATTTGTGCTGACCTGGTAAAACAGATTAAGGATGCTGAAGCTGCTGCAAACAGTTACTCTCAAGATCTTCAATCTCTTAGAATGCAGGAACATAATTTAAAAGAGCAGGTAGAAGTGATTGAGGGAGAAAGGAAGATACTTGAGCAGAGAATCAAGGAGCTGCAGGATAGTCAACGGAGTGCAGCTGAATTAGAGGATAAAGTTAGATCTCAGACTGGTTTGCTGGCTGCCAAAGACCAAG AAATTGAAGAGCTAATGCATGCACTTGATGAGGAAGAGATGCAAATGGAAGCACTGACAAAGAAAAATGCAGAACTTGAAAAGGTTGTTCAACAAAAGAATCAAGAGATTGAGAACCTTGAATCTTCTCGTGGTAAGGTTATGAAAAAGCTCTCCGTAACTGTAAGCAAGTTTGATGAGCTTCACCAACTGTCTGCAAGTCTCCTTTCCGAGGTTGAAAAACTTCAGTCCCAACTGCAAGAAAAAGATGCTGAAATTTCTTTCTTAAGGCAAGAGGTTACTAGATGCACCAATGATGATCTGCGTGCATCACAACTGAGCAACCAGAGAAGTCTGGATGAGATATTTGAGCTCTTAATGTGGGTTGACACAATCGTATCTCGAGATGGGATGGATAACATAAATCCTAATGTGAAAAGTGACACTCAGGTTCATGAGTACAAAGAAATACTTCATAAGAAGTTGACGTCTATATTATCAGAAGTGGAGAATCTAAGGGAAGTTGCAGAAAGCAATGATAAAATGTTGCAAGCAGCAAGGAGTAAGGTAGAAACTCTGGAGAAGTCATTGCATGAGAAGCAATCACAATTGAATTTGCTTGATGGTGTGGAAGAAACTGAAAAGGGAATTGGCACAAGCTCAGAAATTGTGGAGGTAGAACCAGTG ATAACTGAGTGGAAAACAACAGGGACTTTCGTTACACCTCAAGTCCGCAGTTTGCGCAAGGGTAATAGTGATCATGTTGCCATTGCTGTTGATGAAGACCCTGGTAGTACCAGTAGGATAGAAGATGAAGAGGACGACAAGG TTCATGGTTTCAAATCACTCACATCATCTACAATTGTCCCAAGATTTACCAGACCAGTGACTGACTTGATTGATGGCTTGTG GGTTTCTTGTGATCGGACTTTAATGAGACAACCCGTCTTGCGGCTCggaattataatttattggaCCATAATGCACGCACTCCTTGCCTTCTTTGTTGTTTGA